In Meleagris gallopavo isolate NT-WF06-2002-E0010 breed Aviagen turkey brand Nicholas breeding stock chromosome 2, Turkey_5.1, whole genome shotgun sequence, the following are encoded in one genomic region:
- the RPS12 gene encoding 40S ribosomal protein S12 translates to MDVNTALQEVLKTALIHDGLARGIREAAKALDKRQAHLCVLASNCDEPMYVKLVEALCAEHQINLIKVDDNKKLGEWVGLCKIDREGKPRKVVGCSCVVVKDYGKESQAKDVIEEYFKCKK, encoded by the exons ATGGATGTTAACACCGCCCTCCAAGAAGTGCTGAAGACCGCACTTATCCATGATGGCCTCGCTCGTGGTATTCGTGAAGCAGCCAAAGCCTTGGACAA gcGCCAAGCCCATCTTTGTGTCCTGGCTTCAAACTGCGATGAACCCATGTATGTAAAGCTAGTTGAAGCACTTTGTGCAGAACACCAGATCAACCTGATAAAG GTTGATGACAACAAAAAGCTGGGTGAATGGGTAGGACTCTGCAAGATCGACAGAGAAGGGAAACCTCGCAAAGTAGTGGGCTGCAGTTGTGTGGTTGTCAAA GATTATGGCAAGGAATCTCAGGCCAAAGATGTCATCGAAGAGTACTTCAAgtgcaagaaatga